A window of Methanocaldococcus vulcanius M7 genomic DNA:
AGATGAAGAAGGGTTATACAAATATCGACTATTTGAATTAAAATATCCAGTAAACAAACAGTTGGTAATGGAAACCTTAAAAACATTAGGATATAAGGTTTTATATGAAGAAGAGGAAAACGCTATAAGAACAGATATTGATATTAACAAGTTTAACGAAATATTAAAAGAACTTCAAGAACTATCACAAGAACTACGATTTTCAAGATTAGGATCTAAACCCGTTAAAAATTTAGTGATCCTATCATCATACATTACAAAAAAACCTGTTGATATGATCATTGAAGAGGCCTTAGAGAAAGGAATATTTAGAGAAGAAGAAGGGAAAATCGTACTAAATAAAGATATAAATTTAGCCAAAAAAGAACTTTTGGAGGGATAAAAATGGAAGTCAGAATATTAGAGAGAAAAGATAATTTAATAGAAGTTGAGCTTATAAACGAAGATCACTCCCTTCCAAATCTTTTAAAAAATATTTTACTAACAAAAAAAGGAGTAAAAATGGCCTCATACTCAATAGATCATCCTCTACTCCACCCTGAAACTGGGAGATACATCTCAAATCCAAAAATGACCATAATTACAGAAGAAGGGACAGATCCTTTAGAGGTCTTAAAAGAAAGTTTAAAAGATGTTATTAACCTGTGCGACACATTATTGGATGAACTAAATAAAGAATAAAATTAAAG
This region includes:
- a CDS encoding DNA-directed RNA polymerase subunit L, with the protein product MEVRILERKDNLIEVELINEDHSLPNLLKNILLTKKGVKMASYSIDHPLLHPETGRYISNPKMTIITEEGTDPLEVLKESLKDVINLCDTLLDELNKE